The Acidobacteriota bacterium genome includes a window with the following:
- a CDS encoding AMP-binding protein: MRFLIWLLARTLLRLRYRITMHGVAEASARGKTGILFLPNHPALVDPLIVRVMLHYPFDPCVLADRDRVDHPLLRGVMRTAGVIALPDPAVGGEASRLAVEAAIQACVDGLKNGRNVVVYPSGRTYRARFEDIRGNSAVETILEKVPEARIVLVRTRGLWGSRFGRAPRGKPNVPRVLRQCLWDVLRSGVFFVPKRKVTLELHDPPDFPRSAGRSAMNRYLEAFYNQDAPPNTYVPRSVWERGGTRVLPEPDVEAAATDDGDVPPSTRRLVMEKLAEKTGARSIRPEDELGRDLGMDSLATAEIAAWAVQEFGVPTPDVEAMATVNDLLLAAAGQGPSSHRPQLKPVPSAWFRAVPEPIALAEGRTLTEAFLRLAVRRPAFPVMSDQTSGVRTYRGLVTACLALRPALEAMEGNCLGIMLPASVGASVTFLAVHFAGKTPVMVNWTVGEGPMKHSLDRLEVKRVLTSRRLVQVLAGRGITLDGLAGRLVYLEDLGKAISLPRKLAAALTARFRPGALRKNPVGETAVVLFTSGSESLPKAVPLSHANILTNIADQLEVIRLSPGDRMLGFLPPFHSFGLTCTVVLPLCSGLQVAYHTNPTEGELLARMVEAYHSTLLVGTPTFLKGILQAARGTQLETLRTAVTGAEKFPDALFDEVARRCPKLKVVEGYGITECSPVVSGNDKDAPRRGSIGRLLRTFEHAVVHPETGERVATGGRGLLLLRGPAVFSGYLNHDGPQPFVEFEGKTWYPTGDLVVEDADGVLTFAGRVKRFVKLGGEMISLPAVEEALAARFTPPDAEGPAVAVEALSADVQPELVLFTTLDLEREDANRALRDAGLSPLHFVRRVVKVESIPVLGTGKTNYRALKGMV; the protein is encoded by the coding sequence GTGAGGTTCCTGATCTGGCTGCTGGCCCGAACCCTGCTCCGTCTCCGTTACCGGATCACGATGCACGGGGTTGCGGAAGCGTCCGCACGGGGAAAGACCGGGATCCTCTTCCTGCCCAACCACCCCGCCCTGGTGGACCCGCTGATCGTGCGCGTGATGCTCCACTACCCATTCGATCCCTGCGTGCTGGCGGACCGGGACCGGGTGGACCACCCCCTGCTTCGCGGGGTGATGCGGACGGCCGGCGTCATCGCCCTCCCGGACCCCGCGGTGGGGGGCGAAGCCAGCCGCCTTGCGGTGGAGGCGGCTATCCAGGCGTGCGTGGACGGCCTGAAAAACGGGCGGAACGTGGTGGTCTACCCCTCGGGCCGCACGTACCGCGCGCGGTTCGAGGACATTCGAGGCAACAGCGCCGTGGAGACGATCCTGGAGAAGGTCCCCGAGGCCCGCATCGTCCTGGTCCGGACCCGGGGGCTGTGGGGGAGCCGCTTCGGCCGGGCGCCCCGGGGGAAGCCCAACGTGCCCCGCGTGCTCCGGCAGTGCCTGTGGGACGTCCTGCGAAGCGGGGTCTTCTTCGTCCCCAAGCGAAAAGTGACCCTCGAGCTGCACGACCCGCCCGATTTCCCCCGTTCCGCGGGGCGTTCGGCGATGAACCGTTACCTGGAGGCCTTCTACAACCAGGACGCCCCCCCCAACACTTACGTGCCGCGGTCGGTCTGGGAGCGGGGCGGGACCCGCGTCCTCCCCGAACCCGACGTCGAGGCCGCCGCCACCGACGACGGCGACGTCCCGCCCAGCACCCGCCGCCTCGTGATGGAAAAACTGGCGGAGAAGACGGGGGCGCGGTCTATCCGGCCGGAAGACGAACTGGGGCGCGACCTCGGGATGGACAGCCTGGCCACCGCCGAAATCGCCGCCTGGGCGGTCCAGGAGTTCGGGGTGCCGACCCCCGACGTGGAGGCGATGGCCACGGTGAACGACCTGCTCCTCGCGGCCGCGGGCCAGGGCCCGTCGTCTCACAGGCCGCAGCTCAAACCCGTGCCGTCCGCGTGGTTCCGGGCGGTGCCCGAGCCCATCGCCCTGGCCGAGGGCCGGACCCTCACGGAGGCTTTCCTCCGGCTGGCCGTCCGCCGGCCGGCTTTTCCCGTGATGTCGGACCAGACCTCCGGGGTCCGGACCTACCGGGGCCTGGTGACGGCCTGTCTCGCCCTGCGGCCCGCCCTCGAGGCCATGGAGGGGAACTGCCTCGGGATCATGCTCCCGGCCTCTGTGGGGGCCTCCGTGACCTTCCTGGCCGTCCACTTCGCGGGGAAGACCCCGGTCATGGTGAACTGGACCGTGGGCGAGGGCCCCATGAAGCACTCCCTGGACCGGCTCGAGGTGAAGCGGGTCCTCACCTCCCGCCGCCTCGTCCAGGTCCTGGCCGGGCGCGGGATCACCCTGGACGGCCTGGCGGGGCGGCTGGTCTACCTCGAGGACCTGGGGAAGGCGATTTCCCTCCCGCGCAAGCTGGCCGCCGCCCTCACGGCCCGGTTCCGGCCGGGAGCGCTCCGGAAGAACCCGGTGGGGGAGACGGCGGTGGTTCTGTTCACGAGCGGGTCCGAAAGCCTTCCCAAGGCGGTCCCCCTCTCCCACGCCAACATCCTGACCAATATCGCGGACCAGCTGGAAGTCATCCGGCTCAGCCCGGGGGACCGCATGCTGGGCTTCCTTCCCCCCTTCCACTCCTTCGGGCTGACCTGCACGGTGGTCCTGCCCCTGTGCTCCGGGCTCCAGGTGGCTTACCACACGAACCCCACCGAGGGGGAGCTGCTGGCGCGAATGGTGGAAGCCTACCACTCCACGCTGCTGGTGGGGACACCCACTTTTCTCAAGGGGATTCTCCAGGCCGCCCGGGGCACTCAACTCGAGACCCTCAGGACCGCCGTCACCGGGGCGGAGAAGTTCCCCGACGCCCTCTTCGACGAGGTCGCCCGCCGCTGCCCGAAGCTGAAGGTGGTGGAGGGGTACGGCATCACGGAGTGCTCCCCGGTGGTCTCCGGCAACGACAAGGACGCCCCGCGCCGGGGCAGCATCGGCCGGCTCCTCCGGACCTTCGAGCACGCCGTCGTCCACCCCGAGACGGGGGAGCGCGTGGCGACCGGCGGGCGGGGGCTTCTTCTCCTCCGCGGGCCGGCCGTCTTCTCCGGCTACCTCAACCACGACGGGCCCCAGCCTTTCGTGGAATTCGAGGGGAAAACGTGGTACCCCACGGGGGACCTGGTGGTGGAGGATGCCGATGGGGTCCTGACCTTCGCCGGGCGGGTGAAGCGTTTCGTGAAGCTGGGCGGGGAGATGATCTCCCTGCCCGCGGTGGAGGAGGCGCTCGCCGCGCGGTTCACGCCGCCCGACGCCGAGGGGCCCGCCGTAGCCGTGGAGGCCCTGTCCGCCGACGTCCAGCCGGAGCTGGTCCTCTTCACCACGCTGGACCTGGAGCGGGAGGACGCCAACCGGGCGCTGCGCGACGCGGGCTTGTCCCCCCTCCACTTCGTCCGCCGGGTGGTGAAGGTGGAGTCCATCCCGGTCCTCGGGACGGGGAAAACGAATTACCGAGCGCTGAAGGGAATGGTGTGA
- a CDS encoding peroxiredoxin, translated as MLVTRPAPDFTAKAVMPDNSFGDLTLSAYRGRNVLLFFYPLDFTFVCPSEIIAFDKRLAEFKQRNCEIIGVSVDSEFTHWAWKNTPRNQGGLGSVEFPMVADLTKNIARAYDVLFDESVALRGLFLIDREGIVRHQVVNDLPLGRSVDEALRVLDALQHYEAHGEVCPANWRKGDKAMKATAEGVAEYLAGME; from the coding sequence ATGCTCGTGACCCGACCTGCCCCCGATTTCACCGCCAAGGCCGTGATGCCGGACAACTCCTTCGGCGACCTCACCCTGTCCGCCTACCGCGGCCGAAACGTCCTCCTCTTTTTCTACCCCCTCGACTTCACCTTCGTCTGCCCCTCCGAGATCATCGCCTTCGACAAGCGGCTCGCCGAGTTCAAACAGCGGAACTGCGAGATCATCGGCGTCTCGGTGGACTCCGAGTTCACGCACTGGGCGTGGAAGAACACCCCCCGCAACCAGGGGGGGCTCGGATCGGTGGAGTTCCCCATGGTGGCGGACCTCACCAAGAACATCGCCCGCGCCTACGACGTCCTCTTCGACGAGTCGGTGGCCCTCCGAGGCCTCTTCCTGATCGACCGGGAGGGGATCGTCCGCCACCAGGTGGTCAACGACCTGCCGCTGGGGCGAAGCGTCGACGAGGCCCTCCGCGTCCTGGACGCCCTGCAGCACTACGAGGCCCACGGCGAGGTCTGCCCGGCGAACTGGCGCAAGGGCGACAAGGCCATGAAAGCCACGGCGGAGGGCGTCGCCGAATACCTGGCGGGGATGGAGTAG
- a CDS encoding Stp1/IreP family PP2C-type Ser/Thr phosphatase has protein sequence MAKDEIVVAGLTHQGMVRKDNQDSYGSVVPEKPEILDQRGRLFIVADGLGGHRGGQVASRMAVDIIRNIYYSTEQKPIYPALLKALETANSGIFESSSKNEDLQGMATTCTVLVVKGSNLYMAHVGDSRAYLVRDGAIKQLSTDHTLVEEMVHSGIINEEEARSHPDSHILTRSLGILPSVEVDILEPPLQLLPGDLLMQCSDGLTTYLESDEILKVMLENSPEQACRVFIETANERGGRDNITTQIVQVVSCVQEAPTLLEDTQPLFGHTDKILGKTAPVKFDEPASSEGQTRSEIAWAGLFYILYIIGLLAYFYYVYKS, from the coding sequence ATGGCCAAGGATGAAATTGTTGTCGCGGGATTGACCCACCAGGGGATGGTCCGCAAGGATAACCAGGACAGCTATGGTTCCGTCGTGCCCGAAAAGCCGGAAATCCTGGACCAGCGGGGCCGCCTGTTCATCGTGGCAGACGGGCTCGGGGGGCACCGGGGCGGGCAGGTCGCCAGCCGCATGGCCGTTGACATCATCCGGAACATCTACTACTCCACCGAGCAGAAACCGATCTACCCCGCCCTGCTGAAGGCCCTCGAAACGGCCAACAGCGGGATCTTCGAATCCAGTTCCAAGAACGAGGACCTCCAGGGGATGGCCACCACCTGCACCGTCCTGGTGGTCAAGGGCTCCAACCTCTACATGGCCCACGTGGGCGACAGCCGCGCCTACCTGGTCCGCGACGGCGCCATCAAGCAGCTCTCCACCGACCACACCCTCGTGGAGGAGATGGTCCACAGCGGCATCATCAACGAGGAGGAGGCGCGCAGCCACCCCGACAGCCACATCCTGACCCGCAGCCTCGGGATCCTCCCCTCCGTCGAGGTGGACATCCTGGAGCCGCCGCTCCAGCTGCTGCCCGGCGACCTCCTCATGCAGTGCTCGGACGGCCTGACCACGTACCTGGAATCCGACGAGATCCTCAAGGTCATGCTCGAAAACAGCCCCGAGCAGGCGTGCAGGGTCTTCATCGAAACCGCCAACGAACGCGGCGGGCGCGACAACATCACCACCCAGATCGTCCAGGTGGTGTCGTGCGTGCAGGAAGCCCCCACCCTGCTGGAGGACACCCAGCCGCTCTTCGGCCACACCGACAAGATCCTGGGCAAGACGGCCCCCGTCAAGTTCGACGAGCCGGCTTCCAGCGAGGGGCAGACCCGCTCGGAGATCGCCTGGGCCGGCCTGTTCTACATCCTCTACATTATCGGCCTGCTGGCCTACTTCTACTACGTCTACAAGAGCTGA
- a CDS encoding GspH/FimT family pseudopilin → MKKRCFPHGFSLVESTLVVVILGLVACMAIPCLIRHIRFCRLDSAAEVIRADIMRARFLAVARNCYFRVLFDTAGHRYVLQEDTNANGRIDAGETVHPPTPLPEQVRFDAGDVLGPPSDPRRPPSDSVTFTGHTLVVGPDGHWASPGSIYLANDQGDHVALTVAIAGRVRIWLWDPEARRWQ, encoded by the coding sequence ATGAAAAAGCGGTGTTTCCCCCACGGTTTCTCGCTGGTCGAGTCCACCCTCGTCGTGGTGATCCTGGGGCTGGTGGCCTGCATGGCCATCCCCTGCCTGATCCGGCACATCCGCTTCTGCCGGCTCGACAGCGCGGCGGAGGTGATCCGGGCCGACATCATGCGGGCGCGCTTCCTGGCGGTGGCGCGCAACTGCTACTTCCGGGTGCTGTTCGACACCGCCGGCCACCGTTACGTGCTGCAGGAGGACACCAACGCCAACGGCCGGATCGACGCGGGCGAGACGGTGCACCCGCCCACGCCGCTCCCGGAGCAGGTCCGCTTCGACGCCGGCGACGTGCTCGGCCCCCCCTCCGACCCGAGGCGCCCGCCTTCCGACAGCGTCACCTTCACCGGCCACACCCTCGTGGTGGGGCCGGACGGGCACTGGGCCAGCCCGGGCAGCATCTACCTGGCCAACGACCAGGGCGATCACGTGGCGTTGACGGTGGCCATCGCGGGGAGGGTCCGCATCTGGCTGTGGGACCCCGAAGCCCGCCGGTGGCAGTGA